TTAATGTAAATAAGTTCTTCAGAAAGCTGGACCTGGGAATTATCCTGTCTAGCCTCTTGGTCAATCCGAGTGTTGTCATTGCCGTTACAGAATCCTGTCAGGGGATGGTTGGAAGCGGAATCTAGAGCTGACCAAGTTCTGTCACAGCTTTCATGTGTGTTACAGTTGCTACGGTATACATTTTGGTTCATGTCGTTTTTTCCTCCTTAGGTTTTATTCCCTATTAAAATATGCTTCGATGATTATTCTGGTTGGACGAATAAATCAATTCATTCGTCTATTTTTTAAAATACTTTGGAAAAGTAACGATGTGCGGGGATGAATGATAAAGAAGCTGGAGTTTTAGGAATGGAATGAAATGAAAGTGCTGCTATGTCTTATTTTATTTTGCCAGCAAGTAAGGTTGATTAGCTGATAGGGTGAATCATTTATCTTTGGAATCCGTGAATTTATTATGAATGGAATTCGTAATCGGATTAACATCATGTTCCGTGATGTTCTTTTCCTGGTTTATGAGGATTTGTGATTGCTCCTGTAAATACCGAATGGTTTCTTTTAGGTTGTTTCTCTCTTTTTCAGTAAGATCGACATGCTCCTTTTTGAAACCATGTTTTCTCATTGTCCTTGAAACCAACAATTCCATTAATCTTTTTTGCGACTCCTCCAGGTTAAATTCATTATTACCCATAAAATTATCCCTCCTTCTTGCTTTCTATATATAGACTATGTATTTTTGCGGAGATTGCCATTGAACGGAAAGGGTTTTTTATAAAACGCTAATCAAGGAATATGAACGACCAAAAAAACGCTGTACCATCAGATGACTGAAGGGACAGCGTTATCAGGATCATAATACAGTTTTTATCATCGTTCTATGAGGAATGCCTGCATCCATGAATTCATCGGACACAATCTCATATCCTAATTTCGAATAAAACGGGATTGCGTGCACCTGTGCATCAAGCTTCAGTTTAGGAATTCCCTGCTGGATGGCATATTCCTCAATTGCGTTCATGATCTTGGCACCGGCCCCACTTTTTCGGCCAGCTGCGAGGACACAAATGCGCTGGACTTTTCCAATGTTATCAATGACCCTGAAACGGCCTGCACCGATTGGGTGTTCTTGATCATTATATAAGACGAAATGCGTGGAAACGTCTTCGTATTCATCAATTTCTTCTTCAAGCGGGACATTTTGTTCTTGAACGAATACTTGCCTTCGAATCATATACGCTTTTTCACGCTCTTGGCTGTTTTCGGCAATTTTTACAAACACTTATTATTCAGCTCCTAACCTAAATGTTTCGTATACGGTCCAAGCACCATCCTCCAGCTGATACAATAGGTGAATACGCTTCACTTCTTCTTCATGGCTGACATCAAGCATGCTTAATTGACCTAAAACATCAGAATGCTCATTATCGGATAAATCTTGGGCGATGGTAATGTGCGGGACAAAAGCATGTTCATTTTCACTTATAATGAAGCTCTCATCATTCAGTGCATCATGTAGCTCTTGAAGCCCTTC
This genomic stretch from Peribacillus muralis harbors:
- a CDS encoding GNAT family N-acetyltransferase produces the protein MFVKIAENSQEREKAYMIRRQVFVQEQNVPLEEEIDEYEDVSTHFVLYNDQEHPIGAGRFRVIDNIGKVQRICVLAAGRKSGAGAKIMNAIEEYAIQQGIPKLKLDAQVHAIPFYSKLGYEIVSDEFMDAGIPHRTMIKTVL